One part of the Archangium lipolyticum genome encodes these proteins:
- a CDS encoding crotonase/enoyl-CoA hydratase family protein — translation MTATYQSLRIEQADGIAEVVLTGPGKGNALGPDFWREMPEVLRTLDADDSVRVILLRGEGAHFTYGLDLMAMMESLGPLLVGEGNLALERTRLLQLIEKMQAATEGLARCRKPVLAAVHGWCIGGGIDLIAACDFRYCSREAKFSLREVRVGITADLGALQRLPRIIGEGNTRELAYTGGDIDADRALQMGLVNQVFATPEELLAAARATARKIAENPPLVVQGAKQVMEYCADKSVADGLRYVAVWNSAFLQSHDLAEAFAAYAERRPPRFQGR, via the coding sequence ATGACGGCCACATACCAGTCTCTTCGTATCGAGCAGGCGGATGGCATCGCCGAGGTGGTCCTCACCGGCCCCGGCAAGGGCAACGCGCTCGGGCCGGACTTCTGGCGTGAGATGCCGGAGGTGCTCCGGACGCTCGACGCGGATGATTCGGTGCGCGTCATCCTCCTGCGGGGCGAGGGCGCCCACTTCACCTACGGCCTGGACCTGATGGCGATGATGGAGTCGCTCGGGCCGCTGCTGGTGGGAGAGGGCAACCTCGCGCTCGAGCGCACCCGGCTCCTCCAGCTCATCGAGAAGATGCAGGCCGCCACCGAGGGGCTCGCCCGCTGCCGCAAGCCGGTGCTGGCCGCGGTGCACGGCTGGTGCATCGGCGGAGGCATCGACCTCATCGCCGCGTGCGATTTCCGCTACTGCTCGCGGGAGGCGAAGTTCTCCCTGCGCGAGGTGCGCGTGGGCATCACCGCGGACCTCGGTGCGCTCCAGCGGTTGCCGCGCATCATCGGCGAGGGGAACACGCGCGAGCTCGCCTATACCGGTGGCGACATCGACGCGGACCGTGCCCTCCAGATGGGACTGGTGAACCAGGTCTTCGCCACCCCCGAGGAGCTGCTGGCCGCGGCACGCGCCACCGCGCGGAAGATCGCCGAGAATCCGCCCCTGGTCGTCCAGGGCGCCAAGCAGGTGATGGAGTATTGCGCGGACAAGTCCGTGGCGGACGGTCTGCGCTACGTGGCGGTGTGGAACTCCGCCTTCCTTCAGTCGCATGACCTCGCCGAGGCCTTCGCTGCATACGCCGAGCGGCGGCCTCCGCGCTTCCAGGGGAGATGA
- the dnaE gene encoding DNA polymerase III subunit alpha, which yields MSFTHLHLHSLYSLLDGAIRMKDLIKTVKEKGMTSVAVTDHGNMFATIDFYKKAKDAGIKPIIGMETYVAGPKGRKDRSEKVGHHLILLAKNKEGYDNLKYLSSMAYREGFYYHPRIDKELLKDHSKGLFALTACLGGEVTGAAFRGDMDHARRAALEYKGIFEPEHFFLEVQSNGMPEQEKANENLKQLSRDLAIPLCATADAHYIKKEDARAHELLMCIASGKTLADGKRMKHSTDKLYVTSPQEMLEYFKDTPEAVHNTQRIVEQINLELKLGKPMLPTFKVPDSHSPDSYMAELARANLEERFKEIDLARYRAGKPPVDREPYKARLELEIGVIQKMGFSGYFLIVQDFINWAKQHGIPVGPGRGSGAGSLVAYCLRITDLDPLPYNLLFERFLNPERVSMPDFDIDFCQDRRDEVIKYVGRKYGENNVGQIITFGSLKAKSVLRDVCRVFALPFSEGDRIAKLVPEVLGITLKDAIEQEPRLKEMMEKPTAIGQVEGKDVTTKDVLEIALALEGLHRQPGMHAAGVVIADKPLWEFVPTYQPPGEDTLITQFAKDEVEAAGLVKFDFLGLKTLTVIQNALNLINRNPPNGKPILREDIPLEGDADVWKLMAEGDTAGVFQMESSGFTEMVMKLKPSCFEDVVAAGALYRPGPLDSGMVDVFINRKHGREPVTYPHPALEPVLKDTYGVIVYQEQVMQISQVLGGYTLGRADLLRRAMGKKKAEVMQAERAGFLEGCKNNNVDLKVAGEIFDLMEKFAEYGFNKSHSAAYGLVTIHTAWLKAHYRVEFMAALLTSEKENTDKVVLHIGEARQSGVQVLPPDVNQSDMAFGAVEGKIRFGLGAIKGVGEGAIESIVEARKEGPFKSLFDFCERVDSRKVNRKVLEALVKAGAFDFENRPRRQLFESIERAMSRGSSSQKDKAAGQSSLFGMLGGGSSGGGAMKDDYVQVEEWSEKERLALEKEAIGFYVSGHPLHQYDKELKRYARPITAVQRARKDEKLTIAGIVAALRERPTKTGKRMAWVTLEDLSGSIELVCFPGKDGTRNVMGKDGKWTKAGPKPGFEHWEPLLKSDDPILVTGTVQINQRDEDTPVAELIVEDIQSLKAVREKRTKRLELRLPVDLATDDRLAKLAEIAKQYAGATPVAVSLLFSNEAEALIGNTALKVQVSDELIQSVERLFGMKVVEFG from the coding sequence ATGTCCTTTACCCATCTGCACCTGCACTCCCTGTACTCGCTCCTCGATGGGGCGATCCGGATGAAGGACCTCATCAAGACGGTGAAGGAGAAGGGGATGACGAGCGTGGCCGTGACGGATCACGGCAACATGTTCGCCACCATCGACTTCTACAAGAAGGCCAAGGACGCGGGCATCAAGCCGATCATCGGCATGGAGACCTACGTCGCCGGTCCCAAGGGCCGCAAGGACCGCTCGGAGAAGGTGGGCCACCACCTCATCCTGCTGGCCAAGAACAAGGAGGGGTACGACAACCTCAAGTACCTCTCGTCCATGGCCTACCGCGAGGGCTTCTACTACCACCCGCGCATCGACAAGGAGCTGCTCAAGGACCACAGCAAGGGTCTGTTCGCGCTCACCGCGTGCCTGGGTGGTGAAGTGACGGGCGCGGCCTTCCGCGGGGACATGGACCACGCCCGCAGGGCGGCGCTCGAGTACAAGGGCATCTTCGAGCCCGAGCACTTCTTCCTCGAGGTGCAATCCAACGGGATGCCCGAGCAGGAGAAGGCCAACGAGAACCTCAAGCAGCTCAGCCGGGACCTGGCCATCCCCCTGTGCGCCACCGCGGACGCGCACTACATCAAGAAAGAGGACGCGCGCGCGCACGAGCTCCTCATGTGCATCGCCAGCGGCAAGACGCTCGCCGATGGCAAGCGCATGAAGCACTCCACGGACAAGCTCTACGTCACCAGTCCCCAGGAGATGCTGGAGTACTTCAAGGACACCCCCGAGGCCGTCCACAACACCCAGCGCATCGTCGAGCAGATCAACCTGGAGCTGAAGCTGGGCAAGCCCATGCTGCCCACCTTCAAGGTGCCCGACAGCCACTCGCCGGACAGCTACATGGCGGAGCTGGCGCGCGCCAACCTCGAGGAGCGCTTCAAGGAGATCGACCTGGCGCGCTACCGCGCAGGCAAGCCGCCCGTGGACCGCGAGCCCTACAAGGCCCGCCTGGAGCTGGAGATCGGCGTCATCCAGAAGATGGGGTTCAGCGGCTACTTCCTCATCGTCCAGGACTTCATCAACTGGGCCAAGCAGCACGGGATTCCGGTGGGGCCGGGCCGTGGCTCGGGCGCGGGTTCCCTCGTGGCCTACTGCCTGCGCATCACCGACCTGGATCCGCTCCCGTACAACCTGCTCTTCGAGCGCTTCCTCAACCCCGAGCGCGTGTCGATGCCGGACTTCGATATCGACTTCTGCCAGGACCGGCGCGACGAGGTCATCAAGTACGTGGGCCGCAAGTACGGCGAGAACAACGTCGGGCAGATCATCACGTTCGGCTCGCTCAAGGCCAAGAGCGTGCTGCGCGACGTGTGCCGCGTGTTCGCGCTGCCCTTCAGCGAGGGTGACCGCATCGCCAAGCTGGTGCCCGAGGTGCTCGGCATCACCCTCAAGGACGCCATCGAGCAGGAGCCGCGTCTCAAGGAGATGATGGAGAAGCCCACCGCCATCGGGCAGGTGGAGGGCAAGGACGTCACCACCAAGGACGTGCTGGAGATCGCCCTCGCGCTGGAAGGCCTGCACCGTCAGCCCGGCATGCACGCGGCCGGCGTCGTCATCGCCGACAAGCCGCTGTGGGAGTTCGTGCCCACCTACCAGCCTCCGGGCGAGGACACCCTCATCACCCAGTTCGCCAAGGACGAGGTGGAGGCCGCCGGCCTGGTGAAGTTCGACTTCCTCGGCCTCAAGACGCTCACCGTCATCCAGAACGCGCTCAACCTCATCAACCGCAACCCGCCCAATGGCAAGCCCATCCTGCGCGAGGACATCCCGCTGGAGGGTGACGCGGATGTCTGGAAGCTGATGGCCGAGGGCGACACGGCCGGCGTCTTCCAGATGGAGTCCAGCGGCTTCACCGAAATGGTGATGAAGCTCAAGCCGTCCTGCTTCGAAGACGTGGTCGCCGCCGGCGCGCTCTACCGCCCGGGTCCGCTCGACTCGGGCATGGTGGACGTCTTCATCAACCGCAAGCACGGCCGCGAGCCGGTGACGTACCCGCACCCGGCGCTGGAGCCCGTTCTCAAGGACACCTACGGCGTCATCGTCTACCAGGAACAGGTGATGCAGATCTCCCAGGTGCTGGGAGGCTACACCCTGGGCCGTGCGGACCTGTTGCGCCGCGCGATGGGCAAGAAGAAGGCCGAGGTCATGCAGGCCGAGCGGGCCGGCTTCCTCGAGGGGTGCAAGAACAACAACGTCGACCTGAAGGTGGCCGGCGAGATCTTCGACCTCATGGAGAAGTTCGCCGAGTACGGCTTCAACAAGAGCCACTCGGCGGCCTACGGCCTCGTCACCATCCACACGGCCTGGCTCAAGGCGCACTACCGCGTGGAGTTCATGGCGGCCCTTCTCACGAGCGAGAAGGAAAACACCGACAAGGTGGTGCTGCACATCGGCGAGGCGCGCCAGTCGGGCGTGCAGGTGCTGCCGCCGGACGTGAACCAGTCGGACATGGCCTTCGGCGCGGTGGAGGGGAAGATCCGCTTCGGCCTGGGCGCCATCAAGGGCGTGGGCGAGGGCGCCATCGAGTCCATCGTCGAGGCGCGCAAGGAGGGGCCCTTCAAGAGCCTGTTCGACTTCTGCGAGCGCGTGGACTCGCGCAAGGTGAACCGCAAGGTGCTGGAAGCGCTGGTGAAGGCGGGCGCCTTCGACTTCGAGAACCGCCCGCGGCGGCAGCTCTTCGAGAGCATCGAGCGCGCGATGAGCCGCGGCTCCAGCAGCCAGAAGGACAAGGCCGCGGGGCAGAGCTCGCTCTTCGGCATGCTGGGTGGCGGGTCGTCGGGCGGCGGCGCGATGAAGGACGACTACGTCCAGGTGGAGGAGTGGTCGGAGAAGGAGCGCCTGGCGCTGGAGAAGGAGGCCATCGGCTTCTACGTGTCGGGCCACCCGCTGCACCAGTACGACAAGGAGCTCAAGCGCTACGCGCGGCCCATCACCGCGGTGCAGCGTGCTCGCAAGGACGAGAAGCTCACCATCGCCGGCATCGTGGCGGCCCTGCGCGAGCGGCCCACGAAGACGGGCAAGCGCATGGCGTGGGTGACGCTGGAGGACCTGTCGGGCTCCATCGAGCTGGTGTGCTTCCCGGGCAAGGACGGCACGCGCAACGTGATGGGCAAGGACGGCAAGTGGACGAAGGCGGGGCCCAAGCCCGGCTTCGAGCACTGGGAGCCGTTGCTCAAGAGCGATGACCCCATCCTCGTGACGGGCACGGTGCAGATCAACCAGCGTGACGAGGACACGCCGGTGGCGGAGCTCATCGTCGAGGACATCCAGAGCCTCAAGGCCGTGCGAGAGAAGCGCACCAAGCGGCTGGAGCTGCGGCTGCCGGTGGATCTGGCCACGGACGATCGGCTGGCGAAGCTGGCGGAGATCGCCAAACAGTACGCGGGGGCCACGCCGGTGGCCGTCAGCCTGCTGTTCTCCAACGAGGCCGAGGCGCTCATCGGCAACACCGCGCTCAAGGTGCAGGTGAGCGACGAGCTCATCCAATCCGTGGAGCGGCTCTTCGGCATGAAGGTGGTCGAGTTCGGCTGA
- a CDS encoding SDR family oxidoreductase, with amino-acid sequence MAQGVFRDGLLAGKVAFVTGGSSGINLGIAEAFVKAGAKVVINGRNVEKLEAAVKGLQAHGTAMGVPADVRNYEAVEKSFQAAHDAYGEIDILVCGAAGNFPAPALGMSSNGFKSVLEIDVLGTFNACRAAYEHLRKPGASVINISAPQAYLPMAMQAHVCAAKAGVDMITRTLAIEWGGAGVRINSITPGPIDDTEGMRRLAPGDDAREKLTKALPLARFGTKQDISQLALFLASDAASYITGSIMVCDGGQSLLGSGLMLQAMGM; translated from the coding sequence ATGGCTCAGGGTGTTTTCCGGGACGGGTTGCTGGCGGGCAAGGTGGCGTTCGTCACCGGCGGTAGCAGCGGTATCAATCTCGGCATCGCCGAGGCGTTCGTGAAGGCGGGCGCCAAGGTCGTCATCAACGGCCGCAACGTGGAGAAGCTGGAGGCGGCCGTGAAGGGTCTCCAGGCCCATGGCACCGCCATGGGCGTGCCCGCGGACGTCCGCAACTACGAGGCCGTGGAGAAGTCCTTCCAGGCGGCCCATGACGCGTACGGGGAGATCGACATCCTCGTGTGCGGCGCGGCGGGCAACTTCCCCGCTCCGGCGCTGGGCATGTCCTCCAACGGCTTCAAGTCGGTGCTGGAGATCGACGTGCTGGGCACCTTCAACGCGTGCCGCGCCGCCTACGAGCACCTGCGCAAGCCGGGCGCCTCCGTCATCAACATCTCCGCGCCCCAGGCCTACCTCCCCATGGCCATGCAGGCCCATGTCTGCGCCGCCAAGGCCGGCGTGGACATGATCACCCGCACCCTCGCCATCGAGTGGGGTGGGGCGGGTGTGCGCATCAACTCCATCACCCCCGGCCCCATCGACGACACCGAGGGCATGCGCCGGCTCGCCCCTGGCGACGACGCCCGCGAGAAGCTCACCAAGGCCCTGCCCCTGGCCCGCTTCGGCACCAAGCAGGATATCTCGCAACTCGCGCTTTTCCTGGCGTCGGATGCGGCCTCGTACATCACCGGCTCCATCATGGTTTGCGACGGCGGCCAGTCCCTGCTCGGCTCCGGCCTCATGCTCCAGGCCATGGGGATGTGA